In Pseudomonas flavescens, the sequence GCGCTGATCGACGGGATCATGGCGATATCCGCCTCTTCACCCTTGAAGCCGGCAGCGTTCAGCGCTTCGTTCACCGCATGGAACTCGGTGAAGCTGGTCGAGACCAGCGCAGCGCCGTCATCGCCCATTTCCACGTCATCGGCGCCGGCTTCCAGCGCTGCTTCCATCAGCGCATCTTCATCGACGCCGGAAGCGAAACCGATCTGCCCTCTGCGTTCGAACATGTAAGCCACCGAGCCATCGGTGCCCAGGTTGCCGCCACACTTGGTGAACGCATGGCGCACTTCGGCGGCGGTGCGGTTGCGGTTGTCGGTCATCACTTCGACGATGATCGCCACACCGCTCGGCGCATAACCTTCGTAGCTGAACTCGACGACGTTGTCGGCTTCGTTGTTACCGGCACCGCGGGCGATGGCACGGTCGATCACGTCGCGGGACATGTTGTTGGTCAGAGCCTTGTCGACGGCCAGGCGCAGGCGCGGATTGTCCGCCGGGATCGGCCCGCCATGCTTGGCGGCGACGGTCAGCTCACGGATGAGCTTGGTGAAGATCTTGCCGCGCTTGGCGTCCTGGCGTCCCTTGCGGTGCTTGATGTTGGCCCATTTGGAATGACCGGCCATATTCCACTCCAGATTTTTCAGATTTCACAATGAACGAGCCCAGGTTTCCCTGGGCTCGGCATACCGCTTGGCGCTTACTCCGCCTTGGGTTGTTCGCGAAGGCGAATGTGCAGCTCGCGCAGCGATTTGCCGTCCACTACACCCGGCGCCTGGGTCATGACGCAGGCAGCGCTCTGGGTTTTCGGGAAGGCGATGACTTCGCGAATCGAGCTCGCACCGGTCATCAGCATCACCAGGCGGTCGAGGCCGAAGGCCAGACCACCATGGGGCGGTGCACCGTACTTGAGGGCGTCGAGCAGGAAGCCGAACTTCTCCTGCTGCTCGTCTTCGCTGATGCCCAGCACGCGGAACACGGTCTGCTGCATGCCCTTGTCATGGATACGGATCGAACCGCCACCCAGTTCGGTACCGTTGAGCACCAGGTCGTAGGCGCGGGACAGGGCCGCGGCCGGGTTGGCCTCGAGCTCTTCGGCCGAGCATTTCGGCGACGTGAACGGGTGGTGCATGGCGGTCAGGCTGCCGTCGTCGTTCTCTTCGAACATCGGGAAGTCGACGACCCACAGCGGTGCCCACTCGGCAGTCAGCAGGTTCAGGTCATGGCCGAGCTTGATGCGCAGCGCGCCCAGCGCATCGCAAACCACCTTGGCCTTGTCGGCCCCGAAGAACACGATGTCACCGTCGACAGCGCCAACGCGGTCGAGGATCACGTTGAGGTTCGGCTCGGCGATGTTCTTGACGATCGGCGACTGCAGACCTTCGACGCCGTTGGCGCGCTCGTTGACCTTGATGTAGGCCAGGCCCTTGGCACCGTAGTTGCCGACGAACTTGGTGTAGTCGTCGATCTGCTTGCGCGGCATGCTCGCCCCGCCCGGTACGCGCAACGCGGCAACGCGGCCTTTCGGATCGTTGGCCGGGCCGGAGAAGACCTTGAAGTCGACATCCTTGAGCTGATCGGCAACGTCGACCAGCTCCATCGGAATGCGCAGGTCCGGCTTGTCGGAGCCGAAACGACGCATGGCTTCGGCCAGGGTCATGTGCGGCAGCTCGGCGAACTCGACGCCCAGCACTTCCTTGAACAGGTTGCGGATCATGGTCTCGGTGAGATGCATGATGTCGGCTTCGTCGAGGAAGCTGGTTTCGATGTCGATCTGGGTGAATTCCGGCTGGCGGTCGGCACGCAGGTCTTCATCGCGGAAGCACTTGGCGATCTGGTAGTAGCGGTCGAAGCCGGCAACCATCAGCAACTGCTTGAACAGCTGGGGCGACTGCGGCAGGGCGAAGAAGCTGCCGGCGTGGGTGCGGCTCGGCACCAGGTAGTCACGGGCACCTTCCGGGGTAGCGCGGGTGAGGATCGGCGTTTCCACGTCGAGGAAGCCGTTCTCGTCCAGGTAGCGACGGATGCTGCTGGTGATGCGCGAACGCAACTTGAGCTTCTCGGCCATTTCCGGGCGGCGCAGGTCGATGAAACGATAGCGCAGGCGGGTTTCTTCACCGACATCGGAGTATTCGTTGAGCGGGAACGGCGGGGTTTCCGCTTCGTTCAGCACCTCCAGCTCGTAGCCGAGCACTTCGATAGCGCCAGAGGCCATGTTGGCGTTGACCGCTCCGGCCGGACGCAGACGTACCTTGCCGGTGATCTTGACCACGTATTCGCTGCGCACGCGGTCAGCCTTGGCGAAGGTGTCGGCGCGATCCGGGTCGAACACCACCTGAGCCAGGCCTTCACGGTCACGGATGTCGAGGAAGATCACGCCACCGTGGTCACGGCGACGGTGAACCCATCCGCAGAGGGTGATTTCCTGGCCTTCCAGGCTTTCGTTCAACTGGCCGCAATAGTGGCTGCGCATCATGGGGATAATCGCTTCTCTTGAGTCTGAAATTCATTGAACCGCGAGCCGGCGTCTTTCGTCCGATCCGGCGCTAAGCATTGCGCGGATTGGCACGGACAAGCCAGACGGTGTGTCGCTGCAGCAAAGCAGCCGATTATATATGGTTAAGCAGCACCGCGCAGCCGAGCAAGCATCCATCGACGTCACGCATAGTTTTCGCTGATCGCTGCCATTGATACAAAGCACATGGTCACTCGGGTTCACCATGATAGGCTCTGCCCATCTGCAAGGCTAAGCGCCCCATTACCACCAACAGGAGAAAAATCCATGGAAATCAACATCGGAATCGCTGAACAGGATCGCGCCTCCATCGCCGAAGGTCTGTCGCGCCTGCTGGCCGACACCTACACCCTGTACCTGAAAACCCACAACTTCCACTGGAACGTTACCGGGCCGATGTTCAACACCCTGCACCTGATGTTCGAAGGTCAGTACACCGAACTGGCGCTGGCTGTCGACGCCATCGCCGAGCGTATCCGCGCCCTGGGTTTCCCGGCGCCGGGCACCTACGCCGCCTACGCGCGCCTGTCCTCGATCAAGGAAGAGGAAAATGTGCCGAGCGCCGACGAGATGATCAAACTGCTGGTTCAGGGCCAGGAAGCGGTGGTGCGCACCGCCCGCGGGATCTTCCCGCTGCTGGACAAGGTCAGCGACGAGCCGACCGCCGACCTGCTGACCCAGCGCATGCAGGTTCACGAGAAAACCGCGTGGATGCTGCGCAGCCTGCTGGCTTCCTGATCCCCCTCGATGGCCGCCACTCTGGCGGCCATCATTCATTCCCGCCTCCATATTCGCGCAACAACCGCACACTATCGCAGCGCTGATTTGAGAAGCCCCCTCCTTTGCTGTTAAATACGCCCCGTGCCGTCATGCCGAGCCTTCGGAAGACGCATAGGCTGGCCCTCTCGTTTATTCCATCGCCCTTACGTCACGGCAAATCGCGTGGAGCCAGCTCTTCCTGGTGATCCTTTATCAAGTGAGTGCGTTAAACATGTTGAAAATCGTCCACCTGCTGGTGGGGCTGTCCGCCCTGCTGTTATCCACCACACCCAGCCTGAGCGACCACGCCCAGCCGTTCCTGCAACATGCGGACGCCCTGTGCCTGGCTCTCTTCGGCTTTCTCAATCTACTACTGGCCACTCAGTTCCCGATCTGGCACAACAACCTGCGTCAACAACTGCAAAACCTGGTGTGCGCCCTGCTGATCCTCGGCACACTGCTGCAAGCACTGATTCTGCTTGCACCGCTGCCCTTGATCGCCGAGCAGCCAGCTCTTCTGTTCAGCCTGCTGATCATTTCCATCGCTGTCGCCCTGCATCTGGCGACCAATCTGCGCTTCGACAGGCAGAAAACCTCCGTACCACAGGACCTGGGTGATCGCGAGACCGGTACGGTCAAGTGGTTCAACACCTCCAAGGGTTTCGGCTTCATCTCCCGCGATGTGGGCGAGGACATCTTCGTGCACTTCCGCGCCATTCGCGGCGAAGGCCATCGCGTTCTGGTCGAAGGCCAGCGCGTCGAGTTTTCCGTGATGCAGCGTGACAAGGGCCTGCAGGCTGAAGACGTGATCGCGGCGTTGCCGACCCGACGCTGAATCACCGCACAAAGAAAAGCCCGCAGCGATGCGGGCTTTTTGGTTTTCGAGGCATGCACTCAATAATGAGGCGGCGGCGCCTCATCCTGAGAACTGCCGAAGGGGCTGACCTCGTCCTGCCGCTTGGCCAGCGCCTGCATGTGCAGTTGCAGTCGCTCGATGAGTTTTTGCTGCTCCACGAGCGCATCGTTGAGCGCCTGGATGGTGTCGTCCTGAAACGCCTGACGGCTCTCCAGTTCGACGATGCGATCTTCCAGAACCTTCATTCATGCATCCCCTGCACGAAACTGCCCCGGCATGACCGAACGCAGCCTTTCACGCAGAGCGGACACCTGCTCCGGCTGGTAAGGCTTCGCCGGGTGGCGACCCCACACGGGAGCGGGCCAGGCATCATCGCCGCGGTAACGCACGATCACGTGCATGTGCAACTGACTGACCACATTACCGAGGGTGGCGATATTGATCTTGTCCGCCTTGAAGGCATCCTTCAGCACCTCGGCAAGCAGCGCGGTTTCCGCCCACAGGGCACGCTGATCATCGGCATCGAGCTGGAACACTTCGCTGACATCCTCCCGGCGCGGAACCAGAATGAACCACGGATAGCGCGCATCGTTGCTAAGCAGCAGACGGCTCAGGGGAAATTCCCCGAGCACGAAAGTGTCCTGCTGCAGGCGTGAATCCAGAACGAACATCAACTCACCACTCGACGTAAAAGGTAGCCACCGAAGGAGCGTCGGCGACCGAAACAAGGGCGGCCAGCATACCGGGCATCTGGCGAAAATTTAACCCTGGCAGTGATGCACCAAAAAGTCGCAGAGCCCCCACAAGAAAATTTCAACACGCACCATATTGTTTCCCAAAGTAAACATTGCCGGAACAGCCGAGACCTTAATTAAAACTCATTATCAAGAAAACCCACCCAAAGATTCCCACCTACTAATAAGCTTCCTAAGTACTGCGCTGAAAATGACAACTTTAGGTCGAAAATTTGTATTTTCATTCCGCAAAACGACCTATTTAGACGCACTGGCCTATTTATTCGGCGGCATGGGCAATTTGAGCACGAGTCTTGCTTTAAAGCCTGCAACGCTCCTGTTCAGGGCAACGTGGTAACGTCACCGCGCCTGATCAAGAGCTGAAAAATAGTCGGCAGGTGCTGCACGAGTGGAGATGCTTGAGATTGCGACGTACCTCCTAGCCGCTTTGCGACAAAAGCAGAGGAGTGCGACCAGTGGATAGATTGAAACTATCGCCATACAAAGCGCCGTGCTATAAGTTCCATCCGACACAAAAAGAAATAGAGCTGCTCTCCATAACAACCAACTGAGCAGTGGAACTACTCTTCTAAACCAAAGGAGCAAATCACGATGCGAGTGATGAAGTGGAGCGTAATCGCCCTGGCAGTAGCCGCGGGTACCTCTCAAATGGCAGTGGCTTCGGACCAGTCCGAATCCAAGGGTTTCGTCGAAGACAGCAGCCTGTCGCTCCTTGCGCGCAGCATGTACTACAACCGTGATGCTCGGAACGGCGCTTCCCGTGGCGATCGCGGCAACGGCTACTCCGAAGAATGGGGCGCCAGTGCTCGCGCTGTATTCGAATCCGGCTTCACTCAAGGCACCGTTGGTTTTGGCGTTAACGCCTATGCTGGCGCTCTGTGGCAGCTCGACACTGGCAGCGGCCGTCGCGGCGTTGGCATGTTCCCGGAGAACGAAGGTAAAGACCTGAGCATCGCGAATGCTGCGGTCAAGGCTCGCTTCTCCAACACCGTAGTGACCTATGGCTCGCAAATGCCTGCCCTGCCGGTCCTGGCTTACGATGACGGCCGTCTGCTGCCGGAAACCTTCGAAGGCACCATGATCACCAGCACCGAGATCGAAGGTCTCGAGCTGAATGCTGGTCGCTTCACCGCTCAGAACACCATGCGTCAGTCTGGCAGCGATAGCGCTCGCCTGAAGTCGATCGACGTTGTAGGTGGCTCTTACTCGTTCACTGATGACTTTAGCGCCGCTCTTTACTACAGCGACCTGGAAGATCAGTACAAGCGTAAGTACGGCAACCTGAACTACAAACTGCCGCTGACCGAAGAACAGGCTCTGAGCTTCGACTTCAATATTTATGACAGCGACTACAATCGCCAGGTTGGTGGCGGCGACAACACCATCTGGAGCCTCGCGACCACATACAGCATCGGCGCTCACGCCTTCACCATCGCTCACCAGCGCAACACCGGCAGCCAGGGCTTCCTGTATGGCAACGGCGACGGCGGCGGCGCGATTTTCGTAGCCAACAGCTTCCTCTCCGACTTCAACCTGGAAGACGAACGCTCCTGGCAAGCTGCCTATGACATCGACTTCGCTACATTCGGCGTCCCAGGCCTGAGCTTCAAGACCGCTTATATCTGGGCTGACAACATCACTTCCCGCGACGGCGGCGTGATCACCAATACCAACGGTAAAGAACACGAGTTCTTCAACCAGGTGAAATACACCGTACAGAGCGGCGCAGCCAAGGACCTGTCCTTCCG encodes:
- a CDS encoding OprD family porin translates to MRVMKWSVIALAVAAGTSQMAVASDQSESKGFVEDSSLSLLARSMYYNRDARNGASRGDRGNGYSEEWGASARAVFESGFTQGTVGFGVNAYAGALWQLDTGSGRRGVGMFPENEGKDLSIANAAVKARFSNTVVTYGSQMPALPVLAYDDGRLLPETFEGTMITSTEIEGLELNAGRFTAQNTMRQSGSDSARLKSIDVVGGSYSFTDDFSAALYYSDLEDQYKRKYGNLNYKLPLTEEQALSFDFNIYDSDYNRQVGGGDNTIWSLATTYSIGAHAFTIAHQRNTGSQGFLYGNGDGGGAIFVANSFLSDFNLEDERSWQAAYDIDFATFGVPGLSFKTAYIWADNITSRDGGVITNTNGKEHEFFNQVKYTVQSGAAKDLSFRLRASLLRANSAVSDVNIADTNEVRFYVNYPLSVL
- a CDS encoding Dps family protein, with the protein product MEINIGIAEQDRASIAEGLSRLLADTYTLYLKTHNFHWNVTGPMFNTLHLMFEGQYTELALAVDAIAERIRALGFPAPGTYAAYARLSSIKEEENVPSADEMIKLLVQGQEAVVRTARGIFPLLDKVSDEPTADLLTQRMQVHEKTAWMLRSLLAS
- a CDS encoding SlyX family protein, which produces MKVLEDRIVELESRQAFQDDTIQALNDALVEQQKLIERLQLHMQALAKRQDEVSPFGSSQDEAPPPHY
- a CDS encoding HIT family protein codes for the protein MFVLDSRLQQDTFVLGEFPLSRLLLSNDARYPWFILVPRREDVSEVFQLDADDQRALWAETALLAEVLKDAFKADKINIATLGNVVSQLHMHVIVRYRGDDAWPAPVWGRHPAKPYQPEQVSALRERLRSVMPGQFRAGDA
- a CDS encoding cold-shock protein codes for the protein MLKIVHLLVGLSALLLSTTPSLSDHAQPFLQHADALCLALFGFLNLLLATQFPIWHNNLRQQLQNLVCALLILGTLLQALILLAPLPLIAEQPALLFSLLIISIAVALHLATNLRFDRQKTSVPQDLGDRETGTVKWFNTSKGFGFISRDVGEDIFVHFRAIRGEGHRVLVEGQRVEFSVMQRDKGLQAEDVIAALPTRR
- a CDS encoding YebC/PmpR family DNA-binding transcriptional regulator; translated protein: MAGHSKWANIKHRKGRQDAKRGKIFTKLIRELTVAAKHGGPIPADNPRLRLAVDKALTNNMSRDVIDRAIARGAGNNEADNVVEFSYEGYAPSGVAIIVEVMTDNRNRTAAEVRHAFTKCGGNLGTDGSVAYMFERRGQIGFASGVDEDALMEAALEAGADDVEMGDDGAALVSTSFTEFHAVNEALNAAGFKGEEADIAMIPSISAPITDLETAQKVFKLIDMLEDLDDVQNVYHNAEVSDEIMEQLG
- the aspS gene encoding aspartate--tRNA ligase; translation: MMRSHYCGQLNESLEGQEITLCGWVHRRRDHGGVIFLDIRDREGLAQVVFDPDRADTFAKADRVRSEYVVKITGKVRLRPAGAVNANMASGAIEVLGYELEVLNEAETPPFPLNEYSDVGEETRLRYRFIDLRRPEMAEKLKLRSRITSSIRRYLDENGFLDVETPILTRATPEGARDYLVPSRTHAGSFFALPQSPQLFKQLLMVAGFDRYYQIAKCFRDEDLRADRQPEFTQIDIETSFLDEADIMHLTETMIRNLFKEVLGVEFAELPHMTLAEAMRRFGSDKPDLRIPMELVDVADQLKDVDFKVFSGPANDPKGRVAALRVPGGASMPRKQIDDYTKFVGNYGAKGLAYIKVNERANGVEGLQSPIVKNIAEPNLNVILDRVGAVDGDIVFFGADKAKVVCDALGALRIKLGHDLNLLTAEWAPLWVVDFPMFEENDDGSLTAMHHPFTSPKCSAEELEANPAAALSRAYDLVLNGTELGGGSIRIHDKGMQQTVFRVLGISEDEQQEKFGFLLDALKYGAPPHGGLAFGLDRLVMLMTGASSIREVIAFPKTQSAACVMTQAPGVVDGKSLRELHIRLREQPKAE